One segment of Desulfatirhabdium butyrativorans DSM 18734 DNA contains the following:
- a CDS encoding sodium:solute symporter family transporter, protein MCLGCICFPQPYMHSYSSKSVNGFKAMFLAFGGICIVVITIPTLVGIASRSIVPGLSGVQADKVFGMVASATMPNWLAAMAVAGGFTAAMSTVNGLVFGNATNISIDLYKTLRPDVEPRRLIHIAMACVAIIMAVCTWIAWNPNTPVAELSVIAFGMVAVTIFPLWGAYFWKRATAVAAILSVIVGSGLNVVFFFLGGKGMILNPQPQFFQLNGFLVAFIASGIAFVAVSLLTKPGAVEENSLALFFHPALKRIH, encoded by the coding sequence ATGTGTCTGGGTTGCATCTGTTTTCCTCAGCCCTACATGCACAGCTATTCCAGCAAGTCGGTCAACGGGTTCAAGGCCATGTTTCTGGCCTTTGGCGGCATATGCATCGTCGTCATCACCATCCCGACGCTTGTCGGGATTGCTTCGAGAAGCATCGTTCCTGGGCTATCGGGTGTTCAGGCGGACAAGGTCTTCGGCATGGTCGCTTCGGCAACCATGCCCAACTGGCTGGCGGCAATGGCGGTTGCCGGTGGATTCACTGCGGCGATGTCCACGGTCAACGGCCTTGTTTTCGGCAATGCCACCAATATTTCCATTGATCTTTACAAAACCCTCAGGCCGGATGTCGAGCCCCGCCGCCTGATTCACATCGCCATGGCTTGTGTGGCGATCATCATGGCCGTATGCACCTGGATCGCGTGGAACCCGAATACGCCCGTGGCGGAACTTTCGGTCATTGCCTTCGGGATGGTGGCTGTAACGATCTTTCCCCTTTGGGGGGCTTATTTCTGGAAAAGAGCCACGGCTGTTGCGGCCATACTTTCCGTCATTGTCGGCTCCGGTCTGAATGTGGTCTTCTTTTTCCTGGGCGGAAAGGGGATGATCCTCAATCCGCAGCCGCAATTCTTTCAGCTCAATGGATTTCTCGTGGCCTTCATCGCATCCGGCATCGCTTTTGTCGCCGTCAGTTTGCTGACAAAACCGGGAGCGGTCGAAGAAAATAGCCTTGCCCTTTTCTTCCATCCCGCGCTGAAGCGCATACACTAA
- a CDS encoding benzoate-CoA ligase family protein: protein MNISLNLPEKFNAADYFVDRHIRANRGHRVAVYCRDRKFTYTDIQIGMNRFGNGLKSLGIAMENRVALLLHDTEVYPMTFWGAIKIGAVPICLNTLMRPKDYKYFLQDSRARVLVVDHALLDVIEPIRGELTFLERIIVANGPVSGKDDLELASWLPAQASELACAPTTPDDPCFWLYSSGSTGQPKGTVHLHHDMVYATETYAKQVLGIREDDICFSAAKLFFAYGLGNGLYFPFGVGASAVYLPERPLAETVFKTIEHYRPTLFFGVPTLFNNMLVSDGKLNGVRYCISAGEALPPDILKRWQERFQVQILDGIGSTEMAHIYISNAPGDIQPGSTGKPVPGYDARIVDEHFQDVAEGEIGTLLVSGDSAAAYYWNKHEKSKETMLGGWLNTGDKFFRNDQGYYYYVGRSNDMLKVGGIWVSPIEVEACLIEHPAVLECAVVGAPDEEGLIKPRAFVILNKGQVPSEALEKELKMHVKTKLAPYKFPRWITFVDTLPKTATGKIKRFELKDNSFEN from the coding sequence ATGAACATTTCATTGAACCTTCCCGAAAAATTCAATGCGGCTGATTATTTTGTGGATCGGCATATCCGGGCAAACCGGGGACATCGGGTCGCCGTGTATTGCAGGGACCGAAAGTTTACCTACACGGATATCCAGATCGGCATGAACCGCTTCGGCAACGGATTGAAGTCCCTCGGTATCGCCATGGAAAACCGGGTCGCCCTGCTCTTGCACGACACGGAAGTGTATCCGATGACATTCTGGGGCGCCATCAAGATCGGAGCGGTTCCGATCTGCCTCAATACCCTGATGCGGCCGAAGGACTACAAATATTTTCTTCAGGACAGCCGGGCCAGAGTGCTTGTCGTCGATCACGCCCTGCTCGATGTGATCGAGCCGATTCGAGGGGAGCTCACTTTTCTGGAGCGGATCATCGTGGCAAACGGACCGGTCTCGGGGAAAGATGATCTTGAGCTGGCAAGCTGGCTTCCCGCGCAGGCAAGCGAGCTTGCCTGCGCACCCACGACGCCGGATGATCCCTGTTTCTGGCTGTACAGCTCCGGCTCTACCGGACAGCCCAAGGGCACGGTGCATTTGCATCACGACATGGTTTATGCTACGGAGACCTATGCCAAACAGGTGCTGGGCATTCGGGAGGATGACATCTGTTTTTCTGCCGCAAAGCTTTTCTTTGCCTATGGTCTTGGCAACGGTCTTTATTTTCCGTTTGGCGTCGGCGCATCGGCTGTATATCTGCCCGAACGGCCGCTTGCGGAAACCGTATTCAAAACCATCGAGCATTATCGCCCCACACTGTTTTTCGGCGTGCCGACGCTGTTCAACAACATGCTCGTATCCGATGGCAAATTGAATGGCGTCCGCTACTGCATATCCGCAGGAGAAGCCCTGCCTCCGGATATTCTCAAACGCTGGCAGGAGCGATTTCAGGTCCAGATTCTCGACGGGATCGGATCGACCGAAATGGCCCATATCTATATTTCGAATGCACCCGGAGACATTCAGCCGGGAAGCACGGGAAAACCCGTACCCGGGTACGATGCGCGGATTGTCGACGAGCATTTTCAGGATGTTGCGGAAGGGGAAATCGGAACCCTTCTGGTCAGCGGTGACAGTGCGGCGGCTTACTACTGGAACAAGCACGAAAAATCCAAGGAAACCATGCTGGGTGGTTGGCTCAATACCGGGGACAAGTTTTTCAGGAACGATCAGGGGTATTACTATTATGTCGGGCGATCCAACGACATGCTCAAGGTCGGCGGTATCTGGGTTTCCCCGATCGAAGTGGAGGCCTGCCTGATCGAGCATCCGGCCGTTCTGGAATGCGCCGTTGTCGGCGCTCCCGACGAAGAGGGTCTGATCAAGCCGAGGGCGTTTGTCATTCTGAACAAGGGGCAAGTGCCGTCTGAAGCGCTCGAAAAAGAATTGAAAATGCATGTGAAGACAAAACTGGCCCCATACAAATTTCCCCGGTGGATCACCTTTGTCGATACATTGCCCAAAACGGCAACCGGAAAGATCAAGCGGTTCGAGCTGAAGGATAATTCGTTTGAGAATTGA
- a CDS encoding class I adenylate-forming enzyme family protein, whose translation MQDFATLKTIVARNLEYHPDKIALIEGERQLTFRQFADRTRSMGNALLALGLKKGDRVAILSQNSIENAETYFSIPNAGLVLVMLNFRLASPEILTILKDAHVSALMVNERFMAPIEAIRDKLSFVDHFIYIGDRGKTPGGWHHYESMIENASSDIPPATVEEQDLAALMYTSGTTGSPKGCMGTHGNFYHIGRSLTLEMKTDETDVGIVASPLFHATGEVVLMNCMYSGTTAVIMPAWDAEEFMRLVQAHRVSTGMIATPMLLFLVQHPRNRDYDLSSLKKLFFAGAPVTPVVFQQAIALFGNVFLHLFGTSETVGQITILRREDITRALEQGKSEILASCGKSFTDMQAEVVDEFGVPVAPGEVGEIRARGLGVTMGYWNKPEETAKVFRNGWYYPLDLCRMDADGFIYVVDRKKDMIITGGENVYPAEVENVLYEHPVVAQAAVIGTPDEKWGEAVTAFIVKKKEMTATAEEIMRFCKQRIAGYKTPKKILFVDALPMSVSGKILKYKLRETASL comes from the coding sequence ATGCAAGACTTTGCTACCTTGAAGACGATCGTTGCCCGAAACCTCGAATATCATCCGGATAAAATCGCGCTCATCGAAGGGGAACGCCAGCTGACGTTTCGGCAATTTGCAGACAGGACCCGGTCCATGGGAAATGCGCTGCTGGCGCTTGGGCTGAAGAAAGGGGATCGTGTGGCGATCCTGAGCCAGAACAGCATCGAAAATGCGGAAACCTATTTCAGCATTCCCAATGCCGGGCTGGTGCTGGTGATGCTGAATTTCCGGCTGGCATCCCCGGAAATTCTCACGATTCTCAAAGATGCCCATGTCAGCGCCTTGATGGTCAATGAGCGGTTCATGGCGCCAATCGAAGCCATCCGGGACAAGCTCTCCTTTGTCGATCATTTCATCTACATCGGCGACCGGGGCAAAACGCCTGGCGGATGGCATCATTACGAAAGCATGATCGAGAATGCTTCCTCCGATATACCTCCGGCAACCGTCGAGGAACAGGATTTGGCAGCCCTCATGTATACCAGCGGGACGACGGGATCACCCAAGGGATGCATGGGCACCCATGGCAACTTCTACCATATCGGCAGAAGCCTGACCCTCGAGATGAAAACCGATGAAACCGATGTCGGCATTGTCGCCTCCCCCCTGTTTCATGCGACAGGGGAGGTCGTGCTGATGAACTGTATGTACAGCGGAACGACTGCGGTCATCATGCCTGCATGGGATGCGGAGGAATTCATGCGGCTGGTGCAGGCGCATCGGGTGAGCACCGGCATGATCGCCACCCCCATGCTGCTCTTTCTCGTCCAGCATCCCCGTAACCGGGATTATGATCTCAGCAGTCTTAAAAAGCTCTTTTTTGCCGGAGCGCCCGTCACGCCCGTGGTGTTCCAGCAGGCCATCGCGCTCTTCGGAAACGTATTTCTGCATCTGTTCGGCACCAGCGAAACCGTCGGTCAGATCACGATCCTGCGTAGAGAGGACATCACCCGCGCCCTGGAGCAGGGCAAGAGCGAAATCCTGGCTTCCTGTGGCAAATCCTTTACCGACATGCAGGCCGAGGTTGTGGATGAATTCGGCGTGCCCGTTGCTCCCGGGGAAGTCGGCGAAATTCGCGCCCGGGGGCTGGGTGTCACGATGGGCTACTGGAACAAGCCTGAGGAAACGGCCAAAGTCTTCCGGAACGGGTGGTATTATCCGCTGGATCTGTGCCGGATGGATGCGGATGGCTTCATTTATGTGGTGGATCGCAAAAAGGACATGATCATTACGGGCGGGGAGAACGTCTATCCGGCGGAAGTGGAAAATGTCCTGTATGAACATCCGGTTGTGGCTCAGGCTGCCGTGATCGGCACGCCGGATGAAAAATGGGGGGAGGCCGTTACCGCCTTCATCGTGAAAAAGAAAGAGATGACGGCAACAGCCGAGGAAATCATGCGCTTTTGCAAACAGCGTATCGCCGGATACAAGACCCCGAAGAAAATCCTCTTTGTCGATGCGCTTCCCATGAGTGTCAGCGGGAAAATTCTGAAGTATAAATTGAGGGAAACAGCCTCCCTGTGA
- a CDS encoding 4Fe-4S dicluster domain-containing protein: MDSEKEREIIQVAASGTGMDTVLSRRQFLVFSGRAITVLATMDICRAWGSDSALVILDNAKGLVVADASRCVGCQRCELACTEFNDGRAQPSLARIQVGRTINFGPEGSLGRNQAQGLWGGGTFSQDICHQCPHPVPCATACPNDAILADPRTGARVVDTSRCSGCRLCLRACPWDMIRFDEESQKATKCFLCQGSPKCVEACPAGALRYVPWRNIARETAPRTAVFPVISAEKARGCLDCHLGR, encoded by the coding sequence ATGGATTCTGAGAAAGAACGGGAAATCATTCAGGTTGCGGCCAGTGGGACCGGCATGGATACCGTGCTTTCCCGAAGGCAGTTTCTGGTTTTTTCGGGTCGTGCAATCACGGTTCTTGCGACCATGGACATCTGCCGGGCGTGGGGATCCGATTCAGCCCTTGTCATTCTAGACAATGCCAAAGGGCTTGTCGTTGCCGACGCGAGCCGTTGCGTCGGATGTCAGCGCTGCGAGCTGGCATGCACCGAATTCAACGATGGCCGAGCACAGCCTTCCCTGGCCCGAATTCAGGTTGGCCGCACCATCAATTTCGGACCGGAAGGTTCATTGGGCAGGAATCAGGCGCAGGGGCTATGGGGCGGTGGCACTTTCTCGCAGGATATCTGCCATCAATGCCCCCATCCCGTGCCCTGCGCCACGGCCTGCCCGAATGACGCCATCCTGGCCGATCCCCGAACCGGGGCGCGGGTTGTCGATACATCCCGATGCAGCGGCTGCCGCCTGTGCTTGCGGGCCTGTCCCTGGGACATGATCCGCTTCGATGAGGAAAGCCAGAAAGCTACAAAATGCTTCCTGTGCCAGGGAAGCCCCAAATGTGTCGAAGCCTGCCCGGCAGGTGCGCTGCGATATGTTCCCTGGCGCAACATTGCTCGGGAGACAGCCCCTCGTACCGCAGTCTTTCCCGTTATTTCGGCCGAGAAGGCCAGGGGCTGTCTGGATTGTCATCTTGGCCGGTGA
- a CDS encoding aldehyde ferredoxin oxidoreductase, whose product MRERAGGFAGKVLRVDLSTGKIGFDDTVDRYREVLGGTGIGYQVMWEEVPPGTAPFDAANKIVFATGVLAGTGVPCNGRTAVTTLFPSCWPKPLVASGHMGGQFAAKLKYAGYDALIVEGKSDKPVWIMIRDGMVQVRDAGHLWGCGIRRTTFEISREMGPDCVVAAIGQAGEHLVPLSVVMNSASHSAGGVGAVMGAKNLKAIGVQGSGAVRIAGDRSEWERLVKFHLSILGSNNQHVVPSFPHPQAEYYNPSSRWVGAPGRRWGAAEPPVEINGGLFDLNRIAFRANNGVFYLGEQVWQHTVRGNGCTGCPIRCHTIIKVPSVAAKYGIREVAQNTCVGLLFGRSFFRTLPGGLMSQAALEASMVGMHLADDLGIWCNYGQLQRDMIKLYYEGTLHDRLGSKEYASYSWDKFENGDPRFLFEIIPRIAMRQGELAHDLGLGTGYLLDRWSIPETAWTGDMVSSYWKFGHPKHHANEDDGQCGVIINTQYNRDAQCHSHVNFIRNGLPLAIQKKLAAEIWGSGDAVDAVGAYTPMNIHKARRAKWSLIRKELHDSLGLCNWMGPWVASPIKARGYSGDDSLESRFYSLATGHQTSREELDRIGERIFVLHRALTIRDMGEIDMRRRHDLYPEWIFRDSNDSQPFTKGTIRMDPLDIAKAMDMFYEVMGWGKESGAPTAETYARLGLKAVAQELAAKRLVPGAQP is encoded by the coding sequence ATGCGTGAACGAGCTGGCGGATTTGCGGGTAAGGTTCTCCGGGTAGATCTTTCAACCGGTAAAATCGGCTTCGATGACACCGTGGATCGATACCGGGAGGTACTGGGAGGCACTGGTATCGGGTACCAGGTGATGTGGGAGGAAGTGCCCCCCGGGACGGCTCCGTTCGATGCCGCCAACAAGATCGTTTTCGCAACCGGTGTTCTGGCGGGAACCGGTGTGCCCTGCAACGGTCGAACGGCCGTAACCACGCTGTTTCCATCGTGCTGGCCCAAGCCGCTTGTGGCAAGCGGGCACATGGGCGGCCAGTTCGCAGCCAAACTCAAGTATGCCGGTTACGACGCTTTGATCGTGGAAGGCAAGTCGGACAAGCCGGTATGGATCATGATTCGGGATGGAATGGTGCAGGTGCGTGACGCGGGGCATTTGTGGGGTTGCGGCATTCGCCGGACCACGTTTGAGATCAGCCGGGAGATGGGTCCGGATTGCGTTGTGGCGGCCATCGGTCAAGCCGGAGAACATCTTGTCCCCCTGTCCGTCGTCATGAATTCCGCATCCCATTCCGCAGGTGGTGTGGGAGCGGTGATGGGCGCCAAGAACCTCAAGGCCATCGGGGTGCAGGGCAGTGGCGCCGTGCGCATCGCCGGGGATCGATCCGAGTGGGAGCGCCTGGTCAAGTTTCATCTGTCCATCCTGGGAAGCAACAACCAGCATGTGGTGCCGAGCTTTCCGCATCCGCAGGCGGAGTACTACAATCCCTCATCCCGCTGGGTGGGAGCTCCCGGGAGACGATGGGGCGCAGCCGAACCCCCGGTCGAGATCAATGGCGGTCTTTTCGATTTGAACCGGATCGCCTTTCGCGCCAACAACGGCGTCTTCTATCTGGGCGAGCAGGTATGGCAGCATACGGTGCGTGGCAACGGATGCACCGGCTGCCCCATTCGTTGTCACACCATCATCAAGGTTCCCTCGGTTGCCGCCAAATACGGTATCCGGGAAGTCGCCCAGAATACGTGCGTCGGATTGCTCTTTGGCCGATCCTTTTTTAGAACGCTCCCCGGTGGTCTCATGTCCCAGGCCGCGCTGGAAGCGAGCATGGTCGGCATGCACCTGGCGGACGATCTGGGAATCTGGTGCAATTATGGCCAGTTGCAGCGGGATATGATCAAACTCTACTACGAAGGTACGCTCCATGACAGGCTCGGCTCCAAGGAGTATGCATCGTATTCCTGGGACAAATTCGAAAACGGCGATCCACGGTTTCTTTTTGAAATCATTCCCCGCATTGCCATGCGCCAGGGTGAATTGGCGCATGATCTCGGACTTGGCACCGGATACCTCCTGGATCGCTGGTCCATTCCGGAAACGGCATGGACCGGGGACATGGTCAGCTCCTACTGGAAATTCGGTCATCCAAAACACCACGCCAATGAAGACGACGGGCAGTGTGGCGTCATCATCAACACCCAGTACAATCGCGACGCACAATGTCATTCGCACGTGAATTTCATCCGAAACGGTCTGCCGCTGGCGATCCAGAAGAAACTGGCAGCCGAGATTTGGGGCTCGGGCGATGCCGTTGACGCCGTAGGCGCCTATACGCCGATGAACATTCACAAAGCCCGGCGGGCGAAATGGTCATTGATCCGCAAGGAACTTCACGACAGCCTCGGTTTGTGCAATTGGATGGGACCTTGGGTGGCATCGCCGATCAAAGCGCGTGGCTATTCGGGAGATGACAGTCTGGAGTCCCGGTTCTACAGCCTGGCAACGGGTCATCAAACGAGTCGCGAAGAACTGGACCGGATCGGCGAGCGGATTTTCGTCCTGCACCGGGCGCTTACGATTCGGGATATGGGGGAGATCGACATGCGCCGGCGGCACGATCTTTACCCGGAATGGATCTTCCGGGATTCAAACGATTCCCAGCCTTTCACGAAGGGTACTATCCGGATGGATCCGCTGGATATTGCCAAAGCCATGGACATGTTCTATGAAGTCATGGGCTGGGGGAAGGAATCCGGGGCGCCGACAGCCGAAACGTATGCACGATTGGGGCTCAAAGCGGTAGCACAGGAACTGGCCGCAAAACGCCTTGTTCCGGGGGCGCAACCATGA
- a CDS encoding CvpA family protein, translating into MNTLDTIVLVILAYCVIRGFFRGIVREISSIAGVICGYYAGYTYYEGVAESLKHWITNPSYANITGFVVLFCAVFIVVNVLGLIIRYFMNVTFMGWLDRMLGFVFGTAKAILICSIIVVMLTAFLPRGAPLVRDSVTAPYISRISEWIVMVVSQEMKFEYEQKIRELKKHWNIPV; encoded by the coding sequence ATGAACACACTCGATACGATCGTCCTTGTCATTTTGGCTTATTGTGTCATTCGGGGCTTTTTCCGGGGGATTGTCCGGGAAATCAGCTCGATCGCAGGGGTGATATGCGGCTACTACGCTGGATATACCTACTATGAGGGGGTTGCGGAATCCCTGAAGCACTGGATCACCAATCCGTCCTATGCCAATATCACCGGTTTTGTGGTTCTGTTTTGTGCGGTATTCATCGTGGTCAATGTGCTGGGCCTGATCATCCGCTATTTCATGAACGTGACTTTCATGGGTTGGCTCGACAGGATGCTTGGCTTTGTTTTCGGGACTGCGAAAGCCATTCTGATTTGCTCCATCATTGTGGTCATGCTCACCGCATTTTTGCCCAGAGGCGCCCCGCTGGTTCGGGATTCGGTCACCGCTCCCTATATCAGCCGGATTTCGGAGTGGATCGTCATGGTGGTGTCGCAGGAGATGAAGTTCGAATATGAACAGAAAATCAGGGAACTGAAGAAACATTGGAACATTCCGGTTTAA
- the mazG gene encoding nucleoside triphosphate pyrophosphohydrolase encodes MDLIEKLTAPDGCPWDRKQTPESLTIYLVEETYELVDAIRRNEAEDIEEEMGDVLFQLLFLQHLYRMDLQKIVERNLEKMIRRHPHVFGDESLETSEAVRKRWQQIKQVEKQGKAENGLFDSIPKGVPALIRAYRVSDRAAKAGFDWETLPDVMKKVEEEWREFLAEVHHCPEAQAAGADDRQRLSMEFGDILFTLVNVARFAGIHPETALAESTRKFEERFRMMENAVNRENGSLQELSAEQWQQLWDRAKQQMHDQELGTP; translated from the coding sequence ATGGACCTGATCGAAAAACTGACCGCCCCTGATGGCTGCCCATGGGATCGCAAGCAGACCCCTGAAAGCCTGACCATCTATCTGGTCGAGGAAACCTACGAACTGGTTGATGCCATTCGCAGAAACGAAGCGGAGGATATCGAGGAGGAAATGGGCGATGTCCTGTTCCAGTTGCTGTTTCTGCAGCATCTGTACAGGATGGACCTGCAGAAAATCGTGGAGCGAAACCTCGAAAAAATGATTCGCCGTCATCCCCATGTTTTTGGAGACGAATCGCTCGAAACCAGTGAAGCCGTGCGCAAGAGATGGCAGCAGATCAAACAGGTGGAAAAACAGGGGAAAGCCGAAAACGGCCTCTTTGACTCCATTCCGAAGGGGGTTCCCGCGCTGATTCGGGCCTACCGGGTTTCGGATCGTGCGGCAAAGGCAGGGTTCGATTGGGAAACGCTGCCGGATGTGATGAAGAAAGTCGAAGAGGAATGGCGTGAATTCCTCGCCGAAGTACATCACTGCCCGGAAGCGCAGGCCGCCGGTGCGGATGATCGGCAGCGGCTCTCCATGGAATTCGGGGACATTCTGTTCACGCTTGTCAATGTGGCGCGGTTTGCCGGCATTCATCCCGAAACAGCGCTTGCCGAATCCACCCGAAAATTTGAGGAGCGGTTTCGGATGATGGAAAATGCCGTCAACCGGGAAAACGGCTCCCTGCAGGAGCTGAGTGCGGAGCAGTGGCAGCAATTGTGGGACCGGGCCAAACAGCAGATGCACGATCAAGAATTGGGAACACCATGA
- the hisH gene encoding imidazole glycerol phosphate synthase subunit HisH encodes MIAIIDYEAGNLTSVQRAVSYLGKACVVTRDAAQLLEADRIIFPGVGAAGSAMESLVRFGIDRILRDAFGMGKPILGICLGSQVILEYSEENDTACLGLVPGSVKAFPQDMHGPDGRRLKVPHMGWNRLLCKGGHPILEGLDPRDEFYFVHGYYPQPQQERHIVCRTDYGIEFPSVIGFRNLIATQFHPEKSGRPGLRILNNFCQWKP; translated from the coding sequence ATGATCGCTATCATCGATTATGAAGCAGGAAATCTCACCAGCGTTCAGCGCGCTGTCTCGTATCTGGGCAAGGCTTGCGTGGTCACGCGGGATGCGGCGCAGTTGCTCGAAGCGGATCGGATCATCTTTCCCGGTGTCGGAGCCGCAGGCTCTGCCATGGAGAGCCTTGTCCGTTTCGGGATCGATCGCATTCTCCGGGATGCGTTCGGCATGGGCAAACCCATCCTCGGCATCTGTCTGGGCTCCCAGGTGATCCTTGAATATAGCGAGGAAAACGATACCGCCTGTCTCGGGCTGGTGCCCGGCAGCGTAAAGGCTTTCCCGCAGGACATGCACGGGCCGGACGGCCGGCGGCTCAAGGTGCCGCACATGGGGTGGAACCGGCTGCTGTGCAAGGGAGGGCATCCGATCCTGGAAGGGCTCGATCCGAGGGACGAATTTTATTTTGTTCATGGCTACTATCCCCAGCCGCAGCAGGAGAGGCACATCGTTTGCCGAACCGACTATGGGATCGAATTCCCTTCCGTGATCGGATTTCGGAACCTGATTGCCACCCAGTTTCATCCGGAAAAGAGCGGAAGGCCGGGTCTACGGATCCTGAACAATTTTTGCCAATGGAAGCCCTGA
- the hisF gene encoding imidazole glycerol phosphate synthase subunit HisF — MLSKRIIPCLDVREGKTTKGIKFKGNVDIGDPVEMARMYYEAGADEIVFYDITASSDKRDIMIDVVRRVAETIFIPFSVGGGIRNVEDMRRVLLAGAEKVSVNSAAVLHPEIIADGAQAFGNQCIVLGMDVKRVEPSETIPSGYEIVINGGRKFMGIDALGWAKQAEALGAGEICLNSIDADGTREGYELNLTAMISQAVSIPVIASGGAGKPEHLLDVLTTGHADAALIASMVHYGTYSVGGIKEYLAESGVPVRRTW; from the coding sequence ATGCTGAGCAAACGGATCATTCCCTGTCTCGATGTCCGGGAAGGGAAAACCACCAAGGGAATCAAATTCAAGGGAAACGTCGATATCGGTGACCCGGTGGAGATGGCCCGCATGTATTACGAAGCGGGGGCCGATGAAATCGTGTTTTACGATATCACGGCATCGAGCGACAAGCGGGATATCATGATCGATGTCGTGCGCAGGGTGGCGGAAACGATCTTCATTCCGTTTTCGGTCGGCGGCGGCATCCGCAATGTGGAAGACATGCGGCGGGTGCTGCTGGCAGGAGCCGAGAAGGTGAGTGTGAATTCAGCGGCTGTTCTGCATCCGGAAATCATCGCCGATGGGGCGCAGGCTTTTGGGAATCAGTGTATCGTGCTCGGAATGGATGTCAAACGCGTCGAGCCATCGGAGACCATCCCATCGGGGTATGAAATCGTGATCAACGGCGGCCGGAAATTCATGGGCATCGATGCCCTCGGATGGGCGAAACAGGCCGAAGCCCTGGGCGCCGGAGAGATCTGTCTCAACTCGATCGATGCGGACGGCACTCGGGAAGGCTATGAGTTGAACCTGACCGCAATGATCTCTCAGGCTGTCTCCATTCCGGTAATTGCATCAGGAGGCGCCGGGAAGCCGGAGCACCTTCTCGATGTGCTCACAACAGGACATGCCGATGCGGCGCTGATCGCCTCCATGGTGCATTATGGCACTTACTCCGTCGGGGGGATCAAGGAATATCTGGCCGAAAGCGGCGTGCCGGTCAGACGAACGTGGTAG
- a CDS encoding DMT family transporter, translating to MNKALKADWLLLLTAVIWGCAFVAQREGMKYIGPFTFNGIRFFLGAMALIPLIVHRDRVRQKHCGSFRPMRLFSGITLGQGLLVGAILFCGASLQQIGMVYTTAAKGGFITGLYVILVPFIGRFLGQRIGTGGWIGAMLATIGLFFLSINEDLAFAPGDLWVLLGAIFWSAHVLLIGWLSPRIEPVQLACAQFLVCSLLSLIMAALIESTTADAIRSAMIPILYGGFFSVGIAYTLQVVAQQDAPPTHAAVILSMETVVAAIAGWIILGEGLSPRAICGCALMLAGMLVVQLAPLIGRKPSLS from the coding sequence ATGAACAAAGCCTTGAAAGCCGACTGGCTGCTGCTGCTGACCGCGGTCATCTGGGGGTGTGCCTTCGTGGCCCAGCGGGAAGGGATGAAATACATCGGCCCGTTCACCTTCAACGGCATCCGTTTCTTCCTGGGCGCCATGGCGCTGATCCCCCTGATTGTTCACCGGGACCGGGTTCGGCAGAAGCACTGCGGCAGTTTCAGGCCGATGCGCCTGTTTTCCGGGATCACCCTCGGGCAGGGACTTCTGGTTGGCGCCATCCTGTTCTGCGGCGCAAGTCTGCAACAAATCGGCATGGTGTACACCACGGCGGCAAAGGGCGGGTTTATCACAGGACTGTATGTGATCCTGGTTCCGTTCATCGGCAGATTTCTGGGGCAGCGGATCGGCACGGGAGGATGGATCGGGGCCATGCTGGCAACGATCGGGCTGTTTTTTCTCAGTATCAACGAAGACTTGGCATTTGCGCCCGGAGACCTTTGGGTGCTGCTGGGCGCGATTTTCTGGTCGGCCCACGTTCTGTTGATCGGATGGCTTTCCCCTCGAATCGAGCCGGTGCAGCTCGCCTGCGCGCAATTTCTGGTCTGCTCCCTGTTGAGCCTCATCATGGCAGCTCTGATCGAAAGCACCACTGCGGATGCCATTCGCTCCGCCATGATTCCCATCCTTTATGGCGGATTTTTTTCGGTGGGCATCGCCTACACCCTCCAGGTGGTTGCCCAGCAGGACGCGCCGCCCACCCACGCCGCAGTCATTCTGAGCATGGAGACGGTTGTTGCCGCAATCGCTGGATGGATCATTCTGGGCGAGGGCCTCAGCCCGCGCGCCATCTGCGGATGCGCGCTGATGCTTGCCGGGATGCTGGTGGTGCAGCTTGCTCCCCTGATCGGCCGAAAGCCTTCCCTATCATGA